A window of Hypnocyclicus thermotrophus contains these coding sequences:
- a CDS encoding acyl-ACP desaturase — protein sequence MFRTDLDIRLEKRVIDIYNRHNERAKNIDWNYAKYMPWDKGKSFITTPWEESQVSLPKSLVIALETSMLTELNLPWYTSHLNGTFTGSMEVIQDFIHIWTSEEDQHASALETYLTLTRNADPDKLHILKKQVIRAGWEANFETPIATMAYTSIQELGTLVFYQNVAKEAMKYDKELGVLLQRLSKDESLHYAFYSEIIRAHLEIEPNYVLHLYEVIRNFSMPGSVIDDFKERMKIIEKEANYGPSDYFDRVLQVLIKKWDIENIRPTLKEAEEARINILKYRDKLKKIIDKRR from the coding sequence ATGTTTAGAACAGATTTAGATATAAGATTAGAAAAAAGAGTGATAGATATATATAATAGACATAATGAAAGGGCAAAAAATATTGATTGGAATTATGCTAAATATATGCCATGGGATAAAGGAAAGAGTTTTATAACTACTCCTTGGGAAGAATCACAAGTTAGTTTGCCAAAATCATTAGTTATAGCACTTGAGACATCTATGCTTACAGAATTAAATCTACCTTGGTATACTTCGCATTTAAATGGTACGTTTACAGGAAGTATGGAGGTAATTCAAGATTTTATACATATATGGACTTCAGAAGAGGACCAGCATGCGAGTGCACTAGAAACATATCTTACACTCACAAGAAATGCAGATCCGGATAAATTACATATTTTAAAAAAGCAAGTCATAAGAGCAGGATGGGAAGCAAATTTTGAAACGCCTATTGCAACAATGGCTTATACATCTATTCAAGAATTAGGTACTTTAGTTTTTTATCAGAATGTAGCAAAAGAAGCTATGAAATATGATAAAGAATTAGGTGTTTTACTTCAACGATTATCAAAAGATGAATCACTTCATTATGCGTTTTATAGTGAAATAATTAGAGCACACCTTGAAATAGAACCAAATTATGTTTTACATTTATATGAAGTTATAAGAAATTTTTCGATGCCAGGTTCTGTTATAGACGATTTCAAGGAAAGAATGAAAATAATTGAAAAAGAAGCAAATTACGGTCCTAGTGATTATTTTGATAGAGTATTACAAGTACTTATAAAAAAATGGGATATAGAAAATATTCGTCCTACATTAAAAGAAGCGGAAGAAGCAAGGATTAATATATTAAAATATAGAGATAAATTAAAAAAAATAATAGATAAAAGAAGGTAA
- a CDS encoding GntR family transcriptional regulator, translated as MKSYKNLKEKAYEIIKNKIIMIEFKPGEYLEEKVLSELLEISRTPIREALNVLENEGWIESFPRKGIFVTRIDEEKIDEIYEVRKNFDPLILKMAAKNLSPLKLNLFKHKFENYEEMLEDEFLKYDADFHSYVHSAVKNKYVLKMMKNVYEHNRRIRRLGVQKVPHQRIVDSNKEHLEMIDLILNGEIDKAADLLRKHIENSHKYYLNVLLDKDL; from the coding sequence ATGAAATCATATAAAAATTTAAAAGAAAAAGCTTATGAAATAATAAAAAATAAAATTATTATGATAGAGTTCAAACCTGGAGAATATCTTGAAGAAAAAGTTCTTAGTGAACTTCTTGAAATAAGTAGAACTCCTATTAGAGAAGCTCTTAATGTATTAGAAAACGAAGGTTGGATTGAGAGCTTTCCAAGAAAAGGGATTTTTGTTACTAGAATAGATGAAGAAAAAATCGATGAAATATATGAAGTGCGTAAAAATTTTGATCCATTAATTCTTAAAATGGCTGCAAAAAATTTGTCACCTTTAAAGTTAAATCTTTTTAAGCATAAATTTGAAAATTATGAAGAGATGCTTGAGGATGAATTTTTAAAATATGATGCTGATTTTCATTCATATGTCCATAGTGCTGTTAAAAATAAATATGTATTAAAAATGATGAAAAATGTATATGAGCATAACCGAAGAATAAGAAGACTTGGTGTACAAAAAGTTCCTCATCAAAGAATTGTTGATTCAAACAAAGAACATTTAGAAATGATAGACCTTATTTTAAATGGAGAAATAGATAAAGCAGCTGATTTATTGCGAAAACATATTGAAAATTCACACAAATATTATCTAAATGTTTTATTAGATAAAGATTTATAG
- the lon gene encoding endopeptidase La: MTTQITTLDNNLPDNLLILPIVTRPIFPNLMFPITFSGEHFLQSIKEAYDNSNKLIGLVLVKEKNSLNLFHSKLYEVGTVVRIHSITPISANTIQIVVQGLKRFSLKEIIPNEKFLMWRVKYHDTDEEEAKSDELKAYMLGIMNSLKELFKLNPILQEELKLLMSQVSYDKPSILMDLVASTLKIENNELQDLLESFSLKERSKKILTLLKKELEITQLQMKIQQDIENKVSKQQKEFFLREQLKLIKKELGLEKDDKENEIDSFKEKMKKLILSEEAKKIVNEQLEKLNLLDNSSPEYHVTRSYLQTILELPWGIYSKDNLDIKQARKILDKDHYGLKDVKEVILEFIGTIIKTGNVSGAILCLVGPPGVGKTSIGRSIASALNRKFFRFSVGGMRDEAEIKGHRRTYIGAMPGKIIQSLKTTQVSNPVIMLDEIDKIGKSFNGDPASALLEVLDPEQNKDFLDHYLDIRYDLSNILFITTANQLDTIPRPLLDRMEVISLPGYILEEKLQIAKKYLIPNQMKNHNLSKNEISISDAAIKNIIDHYAREAGVRNLEKQIKKIMRKSTLIIAEDNKKIKIRVNNIETFLGKPIFTTEQLYNKSIPGVTLGLAWTSMGGTTLYIEAIKIKKGTGLKLTGQLGNVMKESAEIAKSYVESILPNKKEYNDFFKNNLIHLHVPAGAIPKDGPSAGITMALALYSLVINKPIRKEIAMTGELTLTGRILPIGGLKEKVIAARRVKIFELIIPYDNKNDFERLPDYIKENIKVHFVKEFKEVLNIAFN, from the coding sequence CAATTTACCTGATAATTTGTTAATCTTACCTATTGTTACTAGACCTATTTTCCCTAATCTTATGTTTCCTATAACCTTTTCTGGAGAACATTTTTTGCAAAGTATAAAAGAAGCTTATGATAATTCAAATAAACTTATTGGTCTTGTATTAGTTAAAGAAAAAAATAGCTTAAATTTATTTCACTCAAAACTTTATGAAGTAGGGACAGTAGTTAGAATACATTCTATAACACCTATTTCTGCAAATACTATACAAATTGTGGTTCAAGGACTAAAACGTTTTTCTTTAAAAGAAATAATTCCAAATGAAAAATTTTTAATGTGGCGTGTAAAATATCATGATACAGATGAAGAAGAAGCTAAAAGTGATGAGCTAAAAGCTTATATGCTTGGAATTATGAACTCTTTAAAAGAATTATTTAAATTAAATCCAATTTTACAAGAAGAATTAAAATTACTTATGTCTCAAGTATCATATGATAAACCTAGTATCTTGATGGATTTAGTAGCTTCTACTTTAAAAATTGAAAATAATGAATTACAAGATTTACTTGAAAGTTTCTCCTTAAAAGAACGTAGTAAAAAAATATTAACTCTACTAAAGAAAGAGTTAGAAATTACTCAATTACAAATGAAAATTCAACAAGACATTGAAAATAAAGTTTCAAAACAACAAAAAGAGTTTTTTTTACGAGAACAATTAAAATTAATAAAAAAAGAATTAGGCCTTGAAAAAGATGATAAAGAAAACGAAATAGACTCTTTTAAAGAAAAAATGAAAAAACTAATTCTTTCTGAAGAAGCTAAAAAAATCGTTAATGAGCAACTAGAAAAATTAAATTTATTAGACAATAGCTCCCCTGAATACCATGTAACAAGATCTTATTTACAAACTATTTTAGAGCTCCCTTGGGGTATATACTCTAAAGATAATTTAGATATAAAACAAGCTAGAAAAATACTTGATAAAGATCATTATGGTTTAAAAGACGTAAAAGAAGTGATATTAGAGTTTATAGGTACAATAATAAAAACGGGTAATGTCTCTGGGGCTATTCTTTGTTTAGTAGGTCCTCCAGGAGTAGGTAAAACATCTATTGGACGTTCTATTGCTTCTGCATTAAATAGAAAATTTTTTAGATTTTCTGTAGGTGGGATGAGAGACGAAGCTGAAATAAAAGGACATAGACGTACATACATTGGAGCTATGCCTGGAAAAATTATTCAAAGTCTTAAAACAACTCAAGTATCTAATCCTGTAATCATGCTTGATGAGATAGACAAAATAGGAAAGAGTTTTAATGGCGATCCCGCTTCTGCACTACTTGAAGTTCTCGACCCAGAACAAAATAAAGATTTCTTAGATCATTATCTTGATATTAGATATGATTTATCTAATATTTTATTTATTACTACAGCTAATCAACTAGATACTATTCCTAGACCTTTACTAGATAGGATGGAAGTAATTAGTCTACCTGGATATATATTAGAAGAAAAATTACAAATAGCAAAAAAATATCTTATTCCTAATCAAATGAAAAATCATAATTTATCAAAAAATGAGATATCTATAAGTGATGCAGCTATTAAAAATATTATAGACCATTATGCTAGAGAAGCTGGTGTAAGAAATCTTGAAAAACAAATAAAAAAAATAATGAGAAAATCTACTTTAATTATTGCTGAAGATAATAAAAAAATTAAAATTAGAGTAAATAATATAGAAACATTTTTAGGTAAACCTATTTTTACTACTGAACAATTATATAATAAATCTATTCCAGGGGTTACATTAGGATTAGCTTGGACCTCAATGGGAGGAACTACCTTATATATTGAAGCAATTAAAATAAAAAAAGGAACTGGCTTAAAATTAACTGGTCAACTTGGTAATGTTATGAAAGAATCTGCTGAAATAGCAAAATCTTATGTAGAATCTATTTTACCTAATAAAAAAGAATATAATGATTTTTTTAAAAACAATCTAATACATTTACATGTACCTGCTGGTGCTATTCCTAAAGATGGTCCTTCAGCTGGTATCACTATGGCCCTTGCTTTATATTCTCTCGTAATAAATAAACCTATTAGAAAAGAGATAGCAATGACTGGTGAGCTTACTTTAACAGGTAGAATTTTACCTATTGGCGGATTAAAAGAAAAAGTAATTGCTGCAAGACGTGTAAAGATTTTTGAATTAATTATACCTTATGATAATAAAAATGACTTTGAAAGACTTCCAGACTATATAAAAGAAAATATCAAGGTACATTTTGTTAAGGAATTTAAAGAGGTTCTGAATATAGCATTTAATTAA